The following are from one region of the Tenacibaculum dicentrarchi genome:
- a CDS encoding HD domain-containing protein: MIQELYQEAMKFAGEKHSEQKVPGTNINYLLHISNVAMEILIAYYADKTFDIDFAIQVAILHDTIEDTNASFKEIKNKFGETIAIAVLALTKDEKLQSKQEKMIDSLNRINKLQKEVGIVKIADRITNLQIPPNHWTKDKIKRYCEEAKLILKQLNNKNSYLNERLELKINEYEQNI; the protein is encoded by the coding sequence ATGATACAAGAATTATATCAAGAAGCAATGAAATTTGCTGGAGAAAAACATAGTGAACAAAAAGTTCCTGGGACAAATATTAATTATTTATTACATATTTCAAATGTAGCTATGGAAATTTTAATAGCTTACTATGCTGATAAAACATTTGATATTGATTTTGCTATTCAAGTAGCAATACTGCACGATACTATTGAAGACACAAACGCTAGTTTTAAAGAAATTAAAAATAAATTTGGAGAGACAATAGCAATAGCCGTACTAGCATTAACTAAAGACGAAAAACTACAGTCAAAACAAGAAAAGATGATTGATAGCTTAAATCGAATAAATAAACTTCAAAAAGAAGTTGGAATAGTTAAAATAGCTGATAGAATAACTAATTTACAAATTCCTCCTAATCATTGGACTAAAGATAAAATTAAAAGATATTGTGAAGAAGCTAAATTAATTTTAAAACAGCTTAACAATAAAAATTCATATTTAAATGAACGTCTTGAATTAAAAATAAATGAATATGAACAAAATATCTGA
- a CDS encoding WG repeat-containing protein: MKQIKIIITLLITLVFNVSCSQETKEDTFDIAKIKLTESEETRLNKSLDYINNLTLDEIKKEFKKNITSIKKAVYTEKETVFNKDSILEEEYILPFRLYLKGIKKQVEVLKKHTYLIQNFKNDSTYLKFDTKNQYITNYHEDRTVFEDIYTLKKKYLNTKEIDTIFNKEAYFKFGRFDIEYGKAKYIDSLLVTANINYTKAYDTIVFGKKEILKNKKGIIINEITNNYVHFQNIDNVDFFKIEAYNNKGKKLKEKEQRNYSPNTLKKENKERLKIAEKTYQNIKNIESLEIVKEEIKKIFYKYILLERKYNSSQYSFQGNIDKIKFYIEKERENLDFDFIVKNKFPSTFYLNQLEKETLVMNTKNELLFTIPETNLSYLTFDGFDKINQFYLKNKEDESQYFYLNPKTKIFKKIKDVYIRALTTNFVEVEKSDNEFYAIYNNEFENVSGFIYINIEVQKYNDEFYIIAQKEDRTYTFINNKGEEIGTKGLTNIRTSYFEYAPIVSAIKNNKIGFVDGNGETKAPFIYDIYNVQFLDLQIKKNNLYGLMGYNGKPSIPLIYDKLERFYNNLYIVTKNGKQGIVDSNNKTILPIKYTIWKEELEKLHMVTCNGKAGYINRKGKITIPVMYKRGRFSGSYGFSDGFAKVRRIEDNKSTIINEKNEVVIPWTYTTISYKYHKGGKRTYTIGSKKYNHLLQLIE, from the coding sequence ATGAAACAAATAAAAATAATAATTACCTTATTAATTACTTTAGTTTTCAATGTTAGTTGCAGTCAAGAAACTAAAGAAGACACTTTTGATATTGCAAAAATAAAACTTACTGAATCAGAAGAAACAAGGTTAAACAAAAGCCTTGACTACATAAACAATTTAACTTTAGATGAAATAAAAAAAGAATTTAAAAAAAATATTACATCTATAAAAAAAGCAGTTTATACAGAAAAAGAAACTGTTTTTAATAAAGATAGTATTTTAGAAGAAGAGTATATTTTACCTTTTAGATTATATTTAAAAGGGATAAAAAAACAAGTAGAAGTTCTTAAAAAACACACTTATTTAATTCAAAATTTTAAAAATGATAGTACCTACCTTAAGTTTGATACAAAAAATCAATATATCACAAACTACCACGAAGATAGAACAGTATTTGAAGATATATATACATTGAAGAAAAAATATTTAAATACTAAAGAAATTGATACTATTTTTAATAAAGAAGCATATTTCAAGTTTGGTCGTTTTGATATAGAATATGGTAAAGCAAAATATATAGACAGTTTATTAGTTACTGCTAATATTAACTACACTAAAGCATATGATACAATTGTTTTTGGTAAAAAAGAAATACTTAAAAATAAAAAAGGCATTATAATAAATGAAATAACAAATAACTATGTTCATTTTCAAAATATTGACAATGTAGATTTTTTTAAAATTGAAGCTTATAACAATAAAGGCAAAAAATTAAAAGAAAAAGAACAGAGAAATTATTCTCCAAATACATTAAAAAAAGAAAATAAGGAACGTTTAAAAATAGCAGAAAAGACCTATCAAAATATTAAAAATATAGAATCTCTCGAAATCGTAAAAGAAGAAATAAAAAAAATATTTTATAAATACATCTTATTAGAACGTAAATACAATAGTTCACAATATAGTTTTCAAGGTAATATTGATAAAATAAAGTTTTATATAGAAAAAGAAAGGGAGAATTTAGATTTCGATTTCATTGTTAAAAATAAATTTCCTTCAACATTTTATTTAAATCAATTGGAAAAAGAAACTTTGGTAATGAATACTAAAAATGAATTACTCTTTACAATTCCTGAAACGAATCTTAGTTACTTAACATTTGACGGTTTTGATAAAATTAATCAATTTTATCTAAAAAATAAAGAAGATGAAAGTCAATACTTTTATTTAAATCCAAAAACAAAAATATTTAAAAAAATAAAGGACGTTTATATTAGGGCACTTACAACCAATTTTGTTGAAGTTGAAAAAAGTGACAATGAGTTTTATGCTATTTATAATAATGAGTTTGAAAATGTATCAGGATTTATATACATAAATATTGAAGTACAAAAATACAATGACGAGTTTTATATTATTGCACAAAAAGAAGATAGAACATATACATTTATAAACAACAAAGGAGAAGAAATAGGAACAAAAGGTTTAACTAATATTAGAACAAGTTATTTTGAGTATGCTCCTATTGTTTCTGCAATTAAAAACAATAAAATAGGTTTTGTAGATGGAAATGGTGAAACAAAAGCACCCTTTATATATGATATTTATAATGTCCAGTTTTTAGATCTACAAATAAAAAAAAATAATTTGTATGGTCTTATGGGATATAATGGCAAGCCTTCAATTCCATTAATTTATGACAAATTAGAAAGGTTTTACAACAACTTATACATTGTAACAAAAAATGGAAAACAAGGTATTGTAGATAGTAATAACAAAACTATCCTACCCATAAAATATACAATTTGGAAAGAAGAATTAGAAAAATTACATATGGTTACTTGTAATGGAAAAGCAGGTTATATTAACAGAAAAGGGAAAATAACTATCCCTGTTATGTATAAGAGAGGTAGGTTTAGTGGCTCTTATGGCTTTAGCGATGGTTTTGCTAAAGTTAGGAGAATAGAAGATAATAAAAGCACTATAATAAATGAAAAAAACGAAGTTGTAATACCTTGGACTTACACTACAATTAGTTATAAATATCATAAAGGGGGAAAAAGAACTTATACTATAGGCTCTAAAAAATACAATCATCTATTACAGTTAATTGAATAA
- a CDS encoding DUF2971 domain-containing protein, whose protein sequence is MLVYKYRGGTKEIIERDIQSLEENHFWSSCIDALNDPWETIVKSDKFQKQSKSIGWFLNQKKKSALSKVHDALMNVLDALKKAGIYSLSGNALDEILWAHYADGHKGFCIEYDLDSLLNSYSGTFFSFPIIYTKNPPDIELKDIQSKNQKLIKKLAGYKSKRWDYEQEYRITTNFPGPYYYEYDALKSIYFGLRMDNDHKNLIMKKLKGRGVKYYQVEQVHKSYKLKTKQVIDPYIHEPEYLTQIPKNIVGNNKIEFKIIKKNYAEIIKRGDLEVLLDSEISQTNLIKFSEYLKLNTCGNAKNFFIRYYLDEQQVFGNAWGAYNIINEKVSCYINEIEK, encoded by the coding sequence ATGTTAGTTTATAAATATAGAGGTGGAACAAAAGAAATAATTGAAAGAGATATTCAATCTCTCGAGGAAAATCATTTTTGGAGCTCTTGCATAGATGCACTTAATGACCCTTGGGAAACGATAGTCAAGTCTGATAAATTCCAAAAACAATCTAAATCTATAGGTTGGTTTCTTAATCAAAAAAAAAAGAGTGCATTATCAAAAGTACACGACGCTTTAATGAATGTTCTTGATGCTTTGAAAAAAGCTGGAATTTACTCATTATCTGGTAATGCACTTGATGAAATTCTATGGGCTCACTATGCCGATGGTCACAAAGGATTCTGTATTGAATATGATTTAGATAGTCTTTTAAATAGTTATTCTGGAACTTTTTTTTCCTTTCCAATTATATATACAAAAAATCCACCTGATATTGAATTAAAAGATATTCAAAGTAAAAATCAAAAGTTGATTAAAAAACTAGCAGGATATAAATCTAAAAGGTGGGATTATGAACAAGAATATAGAATTACTACAAATTTTCCTGGTCCATATTACTATGAATATGACGCTTTAAAATCGATTTATTTTGGGTTAAGAATGGATAATGACCATAAAAATTTGATTATGAAGAAATTGAAAGGAAGAGGCGTGAAATATTATCAAGTTGAGCAAGTCCATAAAAGTTATAAACTAAAAACAAAACAAGTTATAGACCCTTATATCCACGAACCAGAATATCTAACTCAAATACCGAAAAATATTGTTGGGAATAATAAAATTGAATTTAAAATAATCAAAAAAAATTATGCTGAAATAATTAAAAGAGGAGATTTAGAAGTTCTCTTAGATAGTGAAATAAGCCAAACGAACTTAATCAAGTTTTCTGAATACCTAAAATTAAATACTTGTGGAAATGCAAAAAATTTCTTTATTCGGTACTATTTAGACGAACAACAAGTTTTTGGAAATGCTTGGGGAGCTTATAACATTATAAATGAAAAAGTTAGTTGTTATATTAATGAAATCGAGAAATAA